Proteins co-encoded in one Medicago truncatula cultivar Jemalong A17 chromosome 8, MtrunA17r5.0-ANR, whole genome shotgun sequence genomic window:
- the LOC25502060 gene encoding BTB/POZ domain-containing protein At5g41330 yields the protein MPPFAGSHPVGVFRSDTNIVTIDVGGQIFQTTKQTLTSAGPKTFFSTISQTSSPYTPFIDRDPDIFSLLLSLLRTGNLPSKAKSFDLQDLIIESKFYGIENLLINSLSNPSQFEPFNLQNSLQLPLNGRDSPSTVSTTPYGSLHVAHGSKITTFDWSLRRKSTILTHFTAVDSLLALSPSLAAAGANDFSGLQILDLENGYVKDTLIWENVTKSGSTVQAIGSSPENMFVSFESSRRNSNSILVYDLHSLRPVTEIAHNEIYGADIDSAIPATKLQWIESHNLLMASGSHSGPSGVSGNVRLWDVRSGNVVWEISEKVDCFADVTVSDSLDAMFKVGVNSGEAFYMDLKNLSSEKNSWVCLGDKRKVLNGKKEGFGCKIETQGNQVFCTKGGDVELWSDIIMGSSNNRIFKKNLMGRVQDMGGAKITNLAFGGSRMFLTRKDLQCVEVWQSSSREL from the coding sequence ATGCCACCCTTTGCAGGTTCTCATCCCGTTGGTGTTTTCAGATCAGACACAAACATAGTCACAATCGACGTTGGTGGCCAaatttttcaaacaacaaaacaaacccTAACCTCAGCTGGACCAAAAACCTTCTTCTCAACAATCTCACAAACCTCTTCTCCCTACACACCTTTCATTGACAGAGACCCtgatattttctctctcctcctcTCTCTCCTCCGCACCGGTAATCTTCCTTCAAAAGCAAAATCATTCGATCTTCAAGACCTTATCATTGAATCCAAATTCTACGGCATCGAAAATCTCTTAATCAattctctctctaacccttctcaatttgaacctttcaatcttcaaaACTCACTTCAATTACCCTTAAACGGAAGAGACTCTCCTTCCACCGTCTCTACCACCCCTTACGGTTCCCTCCACGTCGCACACGGTAGCAAGATTACAACCTTTGATTGGTCACTTCGCCGGAAATCAACTATTCTAACTCACTTTACGGCTGTTGATTCTCTCCTTGCTTTATCGCCGTCGTTAGCCGCCGCCGGTGCTAATGATTTCTCCGGGTTACAGATTCTTGATTTGGAAAACGGTTATGTAAAGGATACGTTAATTTGGGAAAACGTAACGAAATCTGGTTCCACCGTTCAAGCGATTGGTTCTTCACCTGAGAACATGTTTGTTAGCTTTGAATCTTCACGAAGAAACTCTAATTCTATTCTTGTTTATGATTTGCATAGTTTGAGACCTGTTACAGAGATTGCTCACAATGAAATCTATGGTGCCGACATCGATTCAGCGATTCCGGCCACGAAATTGCAGTGGATTGAAAGTCATAATCTGTTGATGGCTTCTGGGTCCCACAGTGGTCCTTCTGGTGTTTCCGGTAATGTTAGGTTATGGGATGTTCGTTCTGGTAATGTTGTTTGGGAGATTTCTGAGAAAGTTGATTGTTTTGCTGATGTGACAGTTTCTGATTCTTTGGATGCTATGTTTAAAGTTGGTGTGAATTCCGGTGAAGCTTTTTATATGGATTTGAAGAATTTGAGTTCTGAGAAAAATTCATGGGTTTGTTTAGGTGATAAGAGAAAGGTTTTGAATGGGAAAAAAGAAGGGTTTGGTTGCAAAATCGAAACACAGGGGAATCAAGTTTTTTGCACTAAGGGTGGTGATGTGGAGCTGTGGTCAGATATTATAATGGGTTCTTCTAACAACAGGATTTTCAAGAAGAATTTGATGGGGAGGGTGCAAGATATGGGAGGTGCTAAGATCACAAATTTGGCTTTTGGAGGAAGTAGGATGTTCTTAACTAGAAAGGATTTGCAATGTGTTGAAGTTTGGCAGAGTTCTTCTAGGGAACTTTGA